A stretch of the Aminipila terrae genome encodes the following:
- a CDS encoding basic amino acid/polyamine antiporter, producing the protein MNNDSSNSGTKQLGFIRLTGIIIGSTIGGGVFSMAGDMAAKGANTAAVLTGWAICGVGMFGLMMCFFGLNRLRPDLTNGIYSYAREGFGDFVGFNSAWGYWISALLCNVAYTTLLFAAIGYFFPVFEKGNNLISIVCASAVIWFLNFLVLRGVKEATAINIVTTIAKIIPIFIFILAVIVIRAFDPAIFMSNFWGEQGGPAFLDQVKGTTGATVWAFIGVEGAVVVSARAKKSSDVGKASMVGFLGLLSIYLLTSILSMGIMTRAELAELGNPPMAAIFQSVVGPWGGALINLGVILSLAGALLGWTIIAAETPFMAAKLGVFAKAFAKENEQGSPSFSLFMTNGIIQLFLIIIFFQASTYQIFYNLSASMIMIPYLLSAMYYLKVVLKKEGLESHTGSQLFAARVFSILGTVYGAWMLYSSGVMSLLFTTLLYAPGIIIYIKGKKEKNEVAFSNPVNLALAIILAALAILAIALMAMGIYSPL; encoded by the coding sequence ATGAACAACGACAGTAGTAATTCAGGCACAAAACAGCTCGGCTTTATAAGGCTGACTGGTATCATCATCGGTTCCACCATTGGTGGCGGCGTATTCAGTATGGCCGGCGATATGGCAGCAAAAGGCGCAAACACTGCAGCTGTATTGACAGGATGGGCCATCTGTGGTGTAGGTATGTTTGGTCTTATGATGTGTTTCTTTGGACTGAACAGGCTTAGACCAGATCTGACAAACGGTATTTATAGTTATGCAAGAGAAGGTTTTGGAGACTTTGTAGGCTTCAACTCCGCATGGGGCTATTGGATAAGTGCTCTGCTCTGCAATGTGGCTTATACGACGCTTTTATTTGCAGCGATAGGCTATTTTTTCCCGGTTTTCGAGAAAGGCAATAATTTAATTTCAATTGTTTGCGCATCCGCAGTTATATGGTTTTTAAATTTTTTAGTTTTAAGAGGTGTAAAAGAAGCCACCGCAATCAATATCGTTACTACAATTGCAAAAATAATTCCAATTTTCATTTTTATTTTGGCTGTGATTGTTATCAGGGCATTTGATCCTGCGATTTTCATGTCAAACTTCTGGGGAGAACAGGGAGGACCTGCTTTCTTAGATCAGGTTAAAGGAACTACAGGAGCAACTGTGTGGGCATTTATCGGAGTGGAAGGAGCTGTTGTTGTCTCTGCCAGAGCCAAGAAATCTTCCGATGTAGGTAAAGCTTCTATGGTTGGTTTCCTGGGGCTATTATCCATTTATTTATTAACTTCTATTCTGAGCATGGGCATCATGACCAGAGCAGAACTTGCTGAATTGGGAAATCCACCAATGGCAGCTATATTTCAATCAGTAGTGGGCCCTTGGGGCGGTGCTCTAATTAATCTGGGTGTAATTCTTTCTCTTGCAGGAGCACTTTTAGGCTGGACTATCATAGCCGCAGAAACTCCTTTCATGGCCGCAAAGCTTGGGGTTTTCGCTAAAGCATTTGCAAAAGAGAATGAACAGGGATCACCATCCTTTTCCCTGTTTATGACCAACGGAATCATCCAGCTGTTCCTGATTATAATCTTCTTCCAGGCATCTACATACCAGATTTTCTACAATTTATCAGCCAGCATGATTATGATTCCATATCTGCTTTCTGCTATGTATTATCTGAAAGTAGTTTTGAAAAAAGAAGGTTTGGAATCTCACACGGGTTCACAGCTTTTTGCAGCAAGAGTATTTTCAATACTGGGAACTGTTTATGGAGCATGGATGCTTTATTCCAGTGGAGTGATGAGCTTACTGTTTACGACTCTTCTGTATGCACCAGGTATTATCATTTACATAAAGGGTAAGAAGGAAAAGAATGAAGTGGCCTTCAGCAATCCAGTTAATCTGGCTCTTGCCATTATACTTGCAGCCTTAGCAATTCTTGCAATCGCTTTAATGGCAATGGGTATATATAGTCCTTTATAA
- a CDS encoding HD domain-containing protein produces the protein MNKKQITFEDIKNSVEISTYIKKGNDLLGAIGFTEHGFAHAGKVAERAAEILTVLGYDERTIELAKIAGYIHDIGNCINRHDHAQSGAVMAFRILDRMQFDAEELADIIGAVGNHDEGTGVAFSPISAALILADKSDVRRSRVRYKNRNEEKLSEDIHDRVNYAVHHTHLTVNTEQKSILLELNIDTEISAVMEYFEIFLTRMIMCRNAAKFLGLSFELSVNNIRLL, from the coding sequence ATGAATAAGAAACAGATAACATTTGAGGACATCAAAAATAGCGTAGAGATTTCTACCTATATAAAAAAAGGAAATGACTTGCTGGGAGCAATAGGCTTCACTGAACATGGATTTGCCCATGCAGGAAAGGTAGCAGAAAGAGCAGCAGAGATACTTACTGTTCTGGGTTATGACGAGAGAACCATAGAACTTGCTAAAATAGCAGGATATATACATGATATTGGGAATTGTATAAACAGACATGACCATGCTCAGAGCGGAGCAGTTATGGCATTCAGAATTTTAGACCGTATGCAGTTTGATGCAGAAGAGCTGGCAGATATAATAGGAGCTGTTGGAAATCATGATGAAGGCACAGGAGTGGCATTCAGTCCGATTTCTGCAGCATTGATACTGGCAGATAAATCAGATGTAAGAAGAAGCCGCGTACGATATAAGAACAGGAATGAGGAAAAGCTGTCAGAGGACATACATGATCGTGTAAATTATGCTGTTCATCACACTCATTTGACAGTAAATACAGAACAAAAATCCATTTTACTGGAATTAAATATTGACACTGAAATCAGTGCAGTAATGGAATACTTTGAAATATTCCTTACCAGAATGATTATGTGTCGTAATGCCGCTAAGTTCCTGGGGCTATCCTTTGAGCTCAGTGTTAATAATATCAGATTACTATAA
- a CDS encoding branched-chain amino acid transporter permease — protein sequence MGNVLPASIMIILVIYCLRNINFTAFPFGAAELISVGVVIAAQVIRKDSIISMVLGTACYMILIRTAFPA from the coding sequence CTGGGAAATGTTCTGCCTGCTTCTATTATGATCATTCTGGTGATTTACTGCCTTAGAAATATTAACTTCACCGCCTTCCCTTTTGGGGCAGCAGAATTGATTTCTGTAGGTGTTGTGATTGCAGCCCAGGTCATCCGGAAGGACAGTATCATAAGCATGGTATTGGGAACAGCCTGTTATATGATTTTGATAAGGACGGCATTTCCGGCTTAG
- a CDS encoding AzlC family ABC transporter permease produces the protein MKNFSFAVKEIIPIMFEYIFVGIAFGMLLNDAGYNAVWAFICGFFIYAGSMQIVMISLMTSGVPLYMIAVMTFFINARHIFYGLGFVNKFRKMGWKYPYMVLTMTDETYSIRCNIKYPEEVDEQKVDFYIALLPHLLWTVSCVIGAMLGGILHFDMTGIEFSATAFFVTVCVNQWTQFGSRIPAVAGLISAVLFYIILGADNFLLPALSVSLVVLIIMKDKVMLQMGGMQDVR, from the coding sequence TTGAAAAATTTTAGTTTTGCAGTAAAGGAAATTATACCCATAATGTTTGAATACATATTTGTTGGGATTGCTTTTGGAATGCTTTTAAATGATGCAGGTTATAATGCTGTATGGGCGTTCATTTGTGGCTTTTTTATTTATGCCGGGTCCATGCAGATTGTTATGATATCTCTGATGACATCTGGTGTACCTTTATATATGATTGCGGTTATGACTTTTTTTATTAATGCAAGGCATATCTTTTATGGGCTGGGATTTGTAAATAAATTTCGTAAAATGGGATGGAAATATCCGTATATGGTATTGACCATGACGGATGAAACGTATTCCATCCGATGTAATATAAAATATCCGGAGGAAGTGGATGAACAGAAGGTAGATTTCTATATCGCTTTGCTGCCCCATTTATTGTGGACCGTAAGCTGTGTTATAGGGGCTATGCTGGGTGGAATACTCCATTTCGATATGACAGGCATAGAATTTTCAGCCACCGCTTTTTTTGTTACGGTGTGCGTCAATCAGTGGACACAGTTTGGCTCTCGCATTCCAGCAGTTGCGGGACTTATCAGTGCAGTTTTGTTCTATATTATACTTGGGGCAGACAATTTTTTACTGCCAGCCTTGTCAGTCAGTCTAGTGGTACTTATTATAATGAAAGATAAGGTTATGCTGCAGATGGGAGGAATGCAGGATGTCAGATAA
- a CDS encoding aminotransferase-like domain-containing protein: MPEGTVQNFGRPAGGRYNKRKTAAWNKAAPQRELADFLDINVSTVSKAFKACEIKGLLSATVGKGTYVSFDALSNVRLLAENTPVHIIQMGTTVPDHDANEYIMKILRNLVNEPGNEKLFSYASPNDTLWQKDAAVLWMRKCGFNTDSHSILFANGGQNAITGILTGLFKYGDKIGVAPHTYSDMKAAANMLGIQLVPVSFIQEENNELNSEALIYACKNHNLKGIYIIPDHQNPTTYTMSVKARKKLAELAGSLGLVIIEDGTYHLMSTPKRAIADFAPENTIYIVSLSKAIAPGLRLAYVSAPDQFRMQISNALYNINITVSPLMAGLAARMIISGQVESVLDTHRKKNILRNELVNKYLSGYDCRGEDTGIFRWLMLPKQITGADFEVLAFKHGVQVYAAERFAVGNTIPEKAVRVAVCGTETLEELEQGLKVLTELLNSL, translated from the coding sequence ATGCCAGAGGGCACTGTACAAAATTTTGGCAGGCCAGCTGGAGGAAGATATAATAAAAGGAAAACTGCTGCCTGGAACAAAGCTGCCCCCCAGAGAGAATTAGCAGACTTCCTGGATATAAATGTAAGTACTGTTTCAAAGGCATTTAAAGCTTGTGAAATAAAGGGCCTGCTTAGTGCAACGGTAGGGAAGGGGACTTATGTTTCCTTTGATGCTTTGTCAAATGTTCGGCTTTTAGCAGAAAATACACCTGTACACATCATACAGATGGGAACCACTGTCCCTGATCATGATGCAAATGAATATATTATGAAAATACTCAGAAACCTGGTAAACGAGCCGGGCAATGAGAAACTATTCAGTTATGCCAGTCCTAATGATACTCTATGGCAGAAAGATGCTGCGGTATTGTGGATGAGAAAATGTGGCTTCAATACGGACAGCCACAGCATTTTATTTGCAAATGGTGGTCAGAATGCTATCACAGGAATACTGACAGGGTTGTTTAAATATGGGGATAAGATTGGCGTGGCCCCTCACACCTATTCGGATATGAAAGCTGCCGCAAATATGCTTGGTATACAATTAGTTCCTGTGAGCTTTATCCAAGAAGAGAATAATGAGTTAAACAGTGAGGCTTTGATTTATGCCTGCAAAAACCATAACTTAAAGGGAATCTATATTATACCAGATCATCAGAACCCCACAACTTACACGATGTCAGTAAAAGCCAGAAAAAAACTGGCGGAGCTGGCAGGTTCTCTGGGACTGGTTATAATTGAAGACGGTACATATCATTTAATGAGTACACCTAAAAGGGCTATAGCTGATTTCGCACCGGAAAATACCATTTATATTGTGAGTTTGTCAAAGGCCATTGCCCCAGGATTAAGACTGGCATATGTGTCAGCACCAGATCAGTTTAGAATGCAGATATCAAATGCGTTGTATAATATAAATATTACCGTTTCACCATTAATGGCCGGATTAGCTGCACGTATGATTATCTCGGGGCAGGTGGAAAGTGTGCTGGACACACACAGGAAGAAAAACATTCTTAGGAATGAATTGGTAAATAAATATTTATCCGGATATGACTGCCGGGGTGAAGATACCGGAATATTTCGGTGGCTCATGCTGCCAAAGCAGATTACCGGTGCTGATTTTGAGGTCCTTGCATTTAAACATGGGGTTCAGGTTTATGCAGCAGAAAGATTTGCAGTTGGAAATACTATTCCGGAAAAGGCAGTAAGAGTAGCTGTGTGCGGAACAGAGACCCTGGAGGAATTAGAACAGGGTTTAAAAGTTTTAACGGAACTATTAAATTCATTATAA
- a CDS encoding GGDEF domain-containing protein, with protein sequence MTRNNIFIRNYHEISKINNNILKHLSFIVAIIWALLFIISSITSELLLVPFYGIGALISSVVYLLSRFITPKHINLVLPVIYFYLVYGFISAIYLGIFVPPRSVSVTFMCLLLMAPILILDKRWRINSIVIFMSVVFGTVSFLYQPFTIAEVDITNCIVFCIIGLIVGHIMASIRIENIEMQRILTKQRDTDILTSLSNRRKLSDTLDNWDANYGLHSLTVVIMIDIDYFKKYNDCYGHQKGDACLKQLGRCFSSFFKPYGLKIFRYGGEEFIALGQEYDFDEISLICQDILKAVKYLQIPFKESPEGIITVSIGFAESNTCNSYNYKDLINMADKGLYKAKRMGRNRAVGYLN encoded by the coding sequence ATGACCAGAAATAATATATTTATCCGCAATTATCATGAAATTTCTAAAATTAATAATAATATACTTAAGCATCTGTCCTTTATTGTAGCAATAATATGGGCACTTTTGTTTATCATAAGTTCAATTACTTCTGAACTTTTATTAGTACCTTTTTATGGGATTGGTGCCTTGATATCCTCAGTGGTTTATCTTCTATCCAGATTTATTACCCCAAAGCATATAAATCTGGTTTTACCAGTAATATATTTTTATTTAGTATATGGATTTATTTCTGCTATATATCTTGGCATCTTTGTCCCTCCAAGATCTGTAAGCGTCACTTTCATGTGTCTTCTTCTTATGGCTCCAATACTCATATTAGATAAGAGATGGCGTATAAACAGTATTGTAATATTTATGTCAGTGGTCTTTGGTACAGTATCTTTTTTATACCAGCCTTTTACAATTGCAGAAGTAGACATAACCAATTGCATCGTTTTCTGCATCATAGGCCTTATAGTCGGTCATATTATGGCTTCCATCCGCATAGAAAACATTGAGATGCAACGAATTCTGACCAAACAGCGGGATACAGATATACTGACTTCTCTTTCTAACCGCCGTAAACTGTCGGATACCCTTGATAACTGGGATGCCAATTATGGTCTCCACTCTTTAACTGTGGTAATCATGATTGATATAGACTATTTTAAGAAATATAATGACTGTTATGGTCACCAGAAAGGAGATGCTTGTCTTAAGCAACTCGGCAGGTGCTTTTCTTCTTTTTTTAAGCCATATGGTTTAAAAATTTTCCGTTATGGAGGAGAAGAGTTTATTGCTCTGGGTCAGGAATATGATTTCGATGAAATCAGTTTAATATGCCAGGACATTTTAAAAGCTGTAAAGTATCTGCAGATTCCATTTAAAGAATCCCCTGAGGGCATTATTACGGTAAGCATTGGTTTTGCTGAATCAAATACATGCAACTCTTACAATTATAAAGATTTAATAAATATGGCTGATAAAGGCTTATACAAAGCGAAGAGAATGGGCCGTAACCGGGCCGTCGGATATCTTAACTAA
- a CDS encoding 3-oxoacid CoA-transferase subunit B produces the protein MGDIKARIAKRVAKELNDGDVVNLGIGLPTMVANHLPEGVEIVLQSENGIMGMGAAPETGNENVDVVNAGAQHVTINPGGQFFDSATSFGIIRGGHVDATILGALQVDKEGNLANWIVPGKMVPGMGGAMDLVVGAKKVIVAMQHTQKGNHKILEKCSLPFTALNVVDLIITEMGVMEVTPEGLVLTELHPDFTVEEIQAATGCELIISENLGEMVEQ, from the coding sequence ATGGGAGATATAAAGGCTAGAATTGCAAAAAGAGTGGCAAAAGAATTAAATGACGGAGATGTAGTAAATCTTGGAATTGGGCTTCCAACAATGGTTGCCAATCATCTTCCTGAAGGCGTGGAAATCGTGCTGCAATCAGAAAATGGTATTATGGGCATGGGAGCTGCTCCTGAAACTGGAAATGAAAATGTAGATGTTGTTAATGCTGGAGCACAACATGTAACTATTAATCCGGGCGGACAGTTCTTTGATAGTGCTACTTCATTTGGCATCATCAGAGGTGGACATGTAGATGCAACAATTTTAGGTGCATTACAAGTAGATAAAGAAGGCAATCTGGCTAACTGGATAGTACCTGGAAAAATGGTACCTGGTATGGGCGGTGCCATGGACTTAGTAGTTGGTGCCAAGAAAGTAATTGTTGCAATGCAGCATACTCAGAAGGGAAATCATAAAATACTTGAAAAATGTAGCCTTCCTTTTACAGCATTAAATGTTGTTGATTTAATTATTACGGAGATGGGTGTTATGGAAGTAACTCCTGAAGGTTTGGTATTAACAGAATTACATCCAGATTTTACTGTAGAGGAGATTCAGGCAGCTACAGGGTGTGAGTTAATTATTTCTGAAAACCTGGGAGAAATGGTAGAACAATAA
- a CDS encoding CoA transferase subunit A, with protein MKNKIKTADEAVKDINDGAVIMVGGFMACGTPEILIDALVKKDVKNLTIICNDAGVPGRGVGKLLSNGQIKTLIASHVGLNPEVALRMNTDVEEDKLECILVPQGTLAERIRAGGAGLGGFLTPTGVGTIVAEGKQVINVHGRDYLLEEPLTAEFALIRGSVTDKFGNTIYNGTTRTFNPMMATAAEHVIVGACEIVEVGEIDPNNVVTSGIFVESIVGGEKSWEI; from the coding sequence ATGAAGAACAAGATCAAAACAGCAGATGAAGCAGTAAAAGACATTAACGATGGCGCTGTGATTATGGTAGGCGGATTTATGGCCTGCGGAACACCAGAGATATTAATTGATGCTCTGGTAAAGAAAGACGTAAAAAATTTAACTATTATTTGTAACGATGCAGGCGTTCCTGGCAGAGGAGTTGGCAAACTTCTTTCAAATGGTCAGATTAAAACTCTTATTGCATCTCATGTAGGTTTAAATCCAGAAGTTGCACTAAGAATGAATACAGATGTGGAAGAAGATAAGCTGGAATGCATTTTAGTACCTCAGGGAACATTAGCTGAAAGAATCCGTGCCGGTGGAGCAGGACTTGGTGGATTTTTAACACCTACAGGAGTAGGCACAATAGTAGCTGAAGGAAAACAGGTTATAAATGTTCACGGCAGAGACTATTTACTGGAAGAACCACTAACAGCTGAGTTTGCATTAATAAGAGGTTCAGTTACTGATAAGTTTGGAAATACAATATATAATGGCACAACCAGAACATTTAATCCAATGATGGCAACTGCTGCAGAACATGTTATTGTAGGAGCATGTGAGATTGTTGAGGTAGGAGAAATTGATCCAAATAATGTAGTTACTTCAGGAATATTTGTAGAATCTATAGTAGGAGGAGAAAAATCATGGGAGATATAA
- a CDS encoding DUF134 domain-containing protein yields MARPRKFRRVCCMPVAECFGPIDSDGSLNTGAAPLLTSDSQIVQMSIDEYESIRLMDLEGCTQEECANQMGIARTTVQGIYNDARKKLADSLVHGKLLTIAGGIIHFVKIFKQDAARAAKINAIRNFN; encoded by the coding sequence ATGGCCAGACCACGTAAGTTCAGACGAGTCTGCTGTATGCCTGTGGCAGAATGTTTTGGCCCCATTGATTCTGACGGGAGTTTAAATACCGGGGCAGCTCCCTTGCTCACTTCTGACAGCCAGATTGTTCAGATGTCTATCGACGAATATGAATCCATTCGTCTTATGGACTTAGAGGGATGCACACAGGAGGAGTGCGCTAATCAGATGGGTATTGCAAGAACCACAGTTCAGGGAATATATAATGATGCACGAAAAAAGCTTGCAGATTCCCTTGTCCATGGCAAATTGCTGACAATCGCAGGCGGGATTATACACTTTGTGAAAATTTTCAAGCAGGATGCAGCCAGGGCTGCAAAAATAAATGCCATAAGAAATTTTAATTAA
- a CDS encoding P-loop NTPase, which produces MSDCSNGCGSCSSDCKDRTAPQSFLAEANELSSVKKVIGVVSGKGGVGKSLVTSLLAVTMQRRKYCTAILDADITGPSIPKAFGLNEKAAGTEAGILTVDTKTGIRTISVNSLLEDDTDPVVWRGPIVAETVKQFWSDVIWGDVDFMFIDMPPGTGDVPLTVFQSLPVEGIVIVTSPQELVSMIVGKAVKMAQLMNIPILGIVENMSYFTCPDCGKKYPIFGESHIEEVAEEYNIKNVARLPINPDLAASVDKGMIEDFEGSWLDGLADIIEGSLSSKIAVPYDEGQVFQHFGHTEQFEIVEILNGKIVNKDIITSDCGGHGALAGFLADNGISTLICGGIGSGAITALSQAGIKVVSGVTGDADEQIALYLAGKLRTSDQATCDHDHTDGHNCSDHDHSNCKGSCH; this is translated from the coding sequence ATGAGTGATTGTTCAAACGGATGTGGAAGCTGCAGTTCAGATTGCAAAGACAGAACAGCTCCCCAGAGCTTTCTTGCAGAGGCAAATGAATTAAGCAGTGTTAAAAAAGTTATTGGCGTTGTCAGTGGTAAGGGTGGCGTTGGTAAATCACTGGTTACATCTCTTCTGGCCGTTACCATGCAAAGAAGGAAGTATTGTACTGCCATACTGGATGCAGATATAACAGGACCATCTATACCAAAAGCCTTTGGTCTCAATGAAAAGGCTGCAGGCACCGAAGCTGGCATTCTGACGGTTGATACTAAAACAGGCATTCGTACTATATCTGTAAATTCACTGCTGGAAGATGATACCGATCCAGTAGTATGGCGGGGCCCTATAGTGGCAGAAACCGTAAAACAGTTCTGGTCCGATGTTATCTGGGGAGACGTTGATTTTATGTTTATAGATATGCCCCCGGGAACCGGTGATGTTCCCCTGACTGTTTTCCAGTCACTCCCTGTTGAGGGAATTGTCATTGTAACATCTCCTCAGGAATTAGTGTCCATGATTGTGGGTAAGGCTGTAAAAATGGCTCAGTTAATGAATATTCCTATTCTGGGGATAGTAGAAAACATGTCATACTTTACATGCCCTGACTGTGGGAAAAAGTATCCTATCTTTGGTGAAAGCCATATCGAGGAAGTTGCAGAAGAATATAACATTAAAAATGTTGCAAGGCTTCCTATTAATCCTGATCTGGCTGCTTCAGTAGATAAAGGAATGATTGAAGATTTTGAAGGTTCATGGCTGGATGGTCTTGCTGATATAATCGAAGGCTCCTTAAGCTCCAAAATCGCTGTTCCTTACGATGAGGGGCAGGTTTTCCAGCATTTTGGTCATACTGAACAATTTGAAATTGTAGAAATCCTCAACGGAAAGATAGTTAATAAAGATATCATTACTTCCGATTGCGGAGGTCACGGTGCATTAGCTGGTTTTCTTGCAGATAATGGTATATCAACTTTAATCTGCGGTGGCATTGGCAGTGGCGCTATTACTGCTTTATCACAAGCTGGTATCAAAGTAGTCTCAGGTGTTACAGGAGATGCGGATGAACAGATTGCTTTATACCTGGCTGGTAAACTCCGTACTTCTGATCAGGCTACCTGTGATCATGACCATACTGATGGTCATAATTGCAGCGACCATGATCATTCAAACTGTAAAGGCAGCTGCCACTAA
- a CDS encoding HD-GYP domain-containing protein, which produces MIYHDLIDSIVAALEARDQYTANHSRRVSDMTEQACIALGMKEEKYEHIHIAAHVHDIGKIGIPDAVLSKPGRLDEEEWAYIKNHPQIGADILSKSRTLQPLAEIVLHHHESWDGTGYPSGIKSFDIPWGARIISVCDSIDAMMSNRVYREALSGDKCKREISRLAGKRYDPDIAQCILNQWDKIVKPVYANPLSL; this is translated from the coding sequence GTGATTTATCATGATTTAATTGACAGTATTGTAGCAGCTCTGGAAGCCCGGGATCAGTATACAGCTAATCACTCAAGGCGTGTCAGTGATATGACAGAACAGGCATGTATCGCGTTAGGCATGAAGGAAGAGAAATACGAGCATATTCATATTGCAGCACATGTACACGATATTGGTAAAATAGGGATTCCAGATGCAGTTCTTTCAAAGCCGGGCAGACTGGATGAGGAAGAGTGGGCATATATAAAGAACCATCCACAGATTGGAGCAGATATTTTAAGTAAGTCCAGAACTCTTCAACCTCTGGCAGAAATTGTGCTGCATCATCACGAAAGCTGGGATGGAACAGGATACCCATCAGGTATAAAAAGTTTTGATATTCCATGGGGGGCACGGATTATTTCAGTCTGCGATTCCATTGATGCTATGATGAGCAATCGTGTATATAGAGAAGCTTTGTCAGGTGATAAATGCAAAAGAGAAATTAGCAGGCTGGCGGGAAAGCGATATGACCCAGATATTGCACAATGTATCTTGAATCAATGGGATAAAATAGTAAAACCAGTATATGCAAATCCACTTAGTCTTTAG
- a CDS encoding DUF2325 domain-containing protein: MSVVIVGGNERMVTQYKGICKDFGYKAKVFAKMTTDLKRKIGTPDLIILFTNTVSHKLVNSAVQEAERCNSDIIRCHSSSSCALKKVLEMHCNENCCKKCGMINCDLS, from the coding sequence ATGAGTGTAGTAATAGTAGGTGGTAACGAAAGAATGGTTACACAATATAAGGGGATTTGCAAAGACTTCGGGTATAAAGCGAAGGTCTTTGCTAAAATGACTACAGATCTGAAAAGGAAAATAGGCACACCTGACCTGATTATATTATTTACCAATACGGTTTCACATAAGCTTGTGAATAGCGCCGTTCAGGAAGCAGAAAGATGCAATTCCGATATTATCCGATGTCATAGCAGTAGTTCCTGTGCTTTAAAAAAAGTGCTGGAGATGCACTGCAATGAGAATTGCTGCAAGAAATGTGGGATGATAAACTGTGATTTATCATGA
- a CDS encoding flavodoxin, whose protein sequence is MKKMAVVYWSGTGNTEKMAEAVYQGGKSAGAEVILFNVNNFAGDQTNGFDIIAFGCPSMGDEVLEETEFQPLYNNCKSKLAGKTVGLFGSYGWGDGEWMRNWEQDITEAGALLPQGYLIINETPDEEGLESCRNYGLNLAK, encoded by the coding sequence ATGAAAAAAATGGCAGTAGTTTACTGGAGTGGAACAGGTAATACAGAGAAAATGGCAGAGGCAGTCTATCAAGGGGGAAAATCTGCAGGGGCTGAGGTTATCTTATTTAATGTTAATAATTTTGCAGGTGATCAAACCAATGGATTTGACATAATCGCCTTTGGCTGCCCCTCTATGGGAGATGAGGTTTTAGAGGAAACAGAGTTTCAACCGCTATACAATAATTGCAAAAGTAAATTAGCCGGTAAAACAGTTGGACTTTTTGGTTCTTACGGATGGGGAGACGGTGAATGGATGAGGAACTGGGAACAGGACATAACGGAAGCCGGTGCTTTATTGCCACAGGGGTATCTGATTATAAACGAAACACCAGATGAAGAAGGATTGGAAAGCTGCAGAAACTATGGGTTAAATCTAGCAAAATAA
- a CDS encoding DUF3793 family protein: MLEKLIIENCAPTLANLKTGEIVNYKFKKYQKAKDDIYRLNRKMQLKGVSIEILAEREKSFLLYVYRGKRLICDLSCPIAKKLLEMQGYFSEDITGAINRLRVRINCSRSGNKFPHEIGLFLSYPPQDVKEFIENQGKNCRSCGYWKVYGEEKEAALMFAKFDKCRAVYKKMCSEGAGINKLTVAC, from the coding sequence ATGCTTGAAAAACTGATTATTGAAAATTGTGCTCCCACACTGGCCAATTTAAAAACGGGAGAGATTGTTAACTATAAATTCAAAAAATATCAAAAGGCTAAAGATGACATCTACAGGCTGAACAGAAAGATGCAATTAAAAGGGGTCAGTATAGAAATTTTAGCAGAAAGAGAGAAAAGTTTTTTGCTTTACGTTTACCGGGGAAAAAGGCTTATATGTGATTTATCCTGTCCAATAGCAAAAAAACTCTTAGAAATGCAGGGATATTTTTCGGAGGATATTACAGGGGCAATAAACAGATTACGGGTGAGAATAAACTGCAGCAGGTCAGGAAACAAATTTCCCCATGAGATTGGGCTCTTTCTAAGCTATCCACCTCAGGATGTAAAGGAGTTTATTGAGAACCAGGGCAAAAACTGCAGATCCTGTGGATATTGGAAAGTTTATGGGGAAGAAAAGGAAGCAGCTTTAATGTTTGCTAAGTTTGATAAATGCAGAGCTGTATATAAAAAAATGTGCAGTGAAGGCGCAGGCATTAATAAGCTGACAGTTGCATGCTAG